From a single Brassica rapa cultivar Chiifu-401-42 chromosome A01, CAAS_Brap_v3.01, whole genome shotgun sequence genomic region:
- the LOC103849917 gene encoding 60S ribosomal protein L22-2, with product MSRGSAAVAKGKKKGVSFSIDCSKPVDDKIMEIASLEKFLQERIKVGGKAGALGDSVTITREKNKITVTSDGQFSKRYLKYLTKKYLKKHNVRDWLRVIAANKDRNLYELRYFNIAENEGEEED from the exons ATGAGTCGTGGAAGTGCAGCAGTTGCCAAGGGAAAGAAGAAGGGAGTGTCCTTCTCCATCGACTGCTCCAAGCCTGTCGATGACAAGATCATGGAGATTGCTTCCCTCGAGAAGTTCCTTCAGGAGAGGATCAAAGTCGGTGGCAAAGCCGGTGCACTTGGTGACTCTGTCACCATCACGCGCGAGAAGAACAAGATCACCGTCACTTCTGATGGTCAGTTCTCCAAGAG GTATCTCAAGTACTTGACGAAGAAGTATTTGAAGAAGCACAACGTGAGGGATTGGCTCAGAGTGATTGCAGCCAACAAGGACCGTAACCTCTACGAGTTGAGGTACTTCAACATCGCTGAGAACGAGggtgaggaagaagactag
- the LOC103849918 gene encoding E3 ubiquitin-protein ligase RFI2: protein MGLGNNATKFDFDANDLAADDSSDGDSIDEVNAFGSVLCSICIETVTKEGDRAWAKLHCGHEFHLDCIGSAFNTKGVMQCPNCRKVEKGQWLYANGCRSNPEFSAEEWVHEEDIYDIGTYSELAFGVHWCPFGSSARLPSFEDGEFSPSSYQELLGQQGYFTEPAAPTAGHPCPYVTYFGPVHSSSSSSGGSDTSSFPSHWNTSGSSEVPPPYGFPVDPHFHGWDYHSPPPPPPQHFSAASGAHVGSPTHPTPPPAAARTFRANGSDVIRPRPPHFIRPSYHGHSSGGRAGSSVASIPRSPLFPGSNVRTRDRMQALQAYHQQSSAQSHQPDSPIVSHGPVFSSGRRPSRASLMGGSTSSSSDQAGGSGFIRFNIWEREPYMQLQPAYPVNQMDREPPSLWTFNEGSGSLHQRHGAGGSS, encoded by the exons ATGGGTTTAGGCAACAACGCTACCAAATTCGATTTCGATGCAAATGATCTCGCCGCCGACGATAGCTCGGATGGCGATTCTATCGACGAAGTTAACGCCTTTGGCTCGGTTCTGTGTTCGATTTGCATCGAGACGGTGACCAAAGAAGGCGATCGAGCTTGGGCTAAGCTTCATTGTGGGCACGAGTTCCATCTCG atTGTATTGGCTCAGCTTTCAACACAAAGGGGGTGATGCAGTGCCCAAACTGTCGGAAAGTAGAGAAAGGCCAGTGGCTTTACGCAAACGGTTGCCGTTCAAACCCTGAGTTCAGTGCTGAGGAATGGGTTCATGAAGAGGATATTTATGACATCGGAACCTACTCTGAATTG GCTTTTGGAGTTCACTGGTGCCCATTTGGAAGTTCAGCTCGTCTTCCTTCTTTCGA AGATGGAGAATTTTCGCCAAGTTCTT ATCAAGAGCTATTGGGCCAACAAGGCTACTTTACAGAACCAGCAGCGCCAACAGCGGGTCACCCATGTCCATATGTAACTTACTTTGGCCCTGTTCATTCGTCTTCCTCAAGCTCTGGCGGTTCAGACACTTCAAGTTTCCCTAGTCACTGGAACACATCCGGTTCCAGTGAAGTCCCACCTCCTTATGGTTTCCCTGTGGATCCGCACTTTCACGGCTGGGATTATCACTCGCCTCCACCCCCACCGCCACAGCACTTCTCTGCTGCTTCTGGCGCTCACGTGGGAAGTCCAACTCATCCCACCCCTCCGCCAGCTGCTGCAAGGACTTTCCGAGCCAACGGCTCAGATGTTATCAGACCAAGACCGCCTCATTTCATTCGTCCATCATATCATGGTCACAG TTCTGGTGGCAGAGCGGGGAGCTCGGTGGCATCGATTCCCAGGTCACCGCTTTTTCCGGGAAGCAACGTTCGGACTCGAGATAGAATGCAAGCACTTCAAGCCTACCACCAACAGTCTTCTGCACAGTCACACCAACCTGATTCTCCTATAGTCTCTCATGGGCCTGTGTTCTCGTCTGGGCGGAGGCCCAGTAGAGCTTCCTTGATGGGTGGTTCGACTTCATCTTCGTCGGATCAGGCAGGCGGGAGCGGGTTTATCCGGTTTAACATATGGGAGAGAGAGCCTTATATGCAATTGCAACCGGCTTACCCGGTTAACCAGATGGATAGAGAACCACCATCACTTTGGACCTTCAATGAAGGATCAGGAAGCCTCCATCAGAGGCATGGCGCCGGAGGATCATCATAA
- the LOC103849915 gene encoding uncharacterized protein LOC103849915 isoform X1, whose protein sequence is MEEGYVTKRMMMMFLQLLTPILLLPLLISSSSGEAVNSSENVGVCVSKGGRSHQPYELEGKLPESADLEFRDLNMCSMFHEKTCCSASRMLSSSLALQNLATHGEASKDCLFWFELLECSICHPDVGVQSGPLRVCASFCDTVFEACSDAYFNTSDSTNQVIVPCVASNDTICEKASKLETNGTAFCEAVGFTVVQPAGDSVEEPCYGSKRVLETVVPVVESLMKTVRLQDRNYELLILDLQTCLKIAVVVLESTMIYRFFYQLVRDARRLRRRNRIRRRF, encoded by the exons ATGGAAGAAGGATACGTCAcgaagaggatgatgatgatgtttctgCAGCTTCTTACTCCGATCCTGTTGCTTCCTCTCTTGATCTCGTCTTCCTCTG GTGAAGCGGTTAACTCGAGTGAGAACGTTGGAGTATGCGTTTCTAAAGGAGGACGATCTCATCAGCCGTACGAGCTAGAAGGAAAGCTTCCCGAGTCTGCTGATCTTGAGTTTAGGGATCTAAACATGTGTAGTATGTTCCACGAGAAGACTTGTTGCTCTGCTTCGCGGATGCTCTCATCTTCATTAGCTCTCCAGAACCTAGCTACTCACGGAGAAGCTTCTAAAGACTGCTTGTTTTGGTTTGAGCTTTTGGAATGTTCAATCTGTCACCCTGACGTTGGAGTTCAATCAGGTCCTCTTCGCGTTTGTGCCTCCTTCTGTGATACTGTCTTTGAAGCTTGCTCTGATGCTTACTTTAATACTAGTGATTCCACTAATCAG GTTATAGTACCGTGTGTAGCAAGCAATGATACCATCTGCGAGAAAGCTTCTAAGTTGGAGACTAACGGCACAGCGTTCTGTGAAGCAGTGGGTTTCACTGTTGTTCAACCAGCTGGTGATTCTGTAGAAGAGCCTTGTTACGGAAGCAAAAGAGTTTTGGAGACAGTGGTGCCTGTGGTGGAGTCACTCATGAAGACTGTGCGGCTTCAAGATCGTAACTACGAGCTGCTGATACTGGATCTACAGACGTGTTTGAAAATAGCAGTTGTTGTTCTAGAATCAACCATGATTTACAG GTTTTTTTATCAGCTGGTGAGGGATGCGAGAAGATTGAGAAGAAGGAACAGGATTAGGAGAAGATTTTAA
- the LOC108868767 gene encoding uncharacterized protein LOC108868767 — MGGYSTKRMIMFLQLLTSLLLLHLSISSSSGEAVNSSENGVCIISKKGKLPKPSDLNMCNAFHGKTRCSASSALQNLATYGEASKDCLYLFELLECSDVGPLRICASFCDRVFEACSDAYFSTSGASNQVIVPCGASNGIICVKVSKWGTNGTSFCEAVGFTVVQTADDSACYGSSISSFGPAVKSLIKTENVGRFQDLKKLVREMTLVQQFSWVVTLIVLGTMLFKRWRYQQQMRAMIQRDARRLIRCMNGRICNSNFLLE; from the exons ATGGGAGGATACTCAACGAAGAGGATGATCATGTTTCTGCAGCTTCTTACTTCACTCCTGTTGCTTCATCTCTCCATCTCGTCTTCCTCTG GTGAAGCAGTTAACTCAAGTGAGAACGGAGTATGTATTATTTCTAAAAAAGGAAAGCTTCCGAAGCCTAGTGATCTAAACATGTGTAATGCCTTCCATGGCAAGACTCGTTGCTCTGCTTCATCAGCTCTCCAAAACCTAGCTACTTACGGAGAAGCTTCTAAAGATTGCTTGTACTTGTTTGAGCTTTTGGAATGTTCAGATGTTGGACCTCTTCGCATTTGTGCCTCGTTCTGTGACAGAGTCTTTGAAGCTTGCTCAGATGCCTACTTTAGTACTAGTGGTGCTAGTAATCAG GTTATAGTACCGTGTGGAGCAAGCAATGGTATCATCTGCGTGAAAGTGTCCAAGTGGGGGACTAATGGCACATCCTTTTGTGAAGCAGTGGGTTTCACTGTTGTTCAAACAGCTGATGATTCCGCTTGTTACGGAAGCAGCATATCAAGTTTTGGACCAGCGGTGAAGTCACTCATAAAGACTGAGAATGTTGGTAGGTTTCAAGATCTCAAGAAGCTAGTTAGAGAGATGACACTGGTTCAACAGTTCTCTTGGGTCGTAACACTTATTGTACTAGGAACAATGCTCTTTAAAAG GTGGCGTTATCAGCAACAGATGCGAGCTATGATCCAGAGGGATGCGAGAAGATTGATAAGATGCATGAATGGGAGGATTtgtaattcaaattttttattagaATAG
- the LOC103849915 gene encoding uncharacterized protein LOC103849915 isoform X2: MEEGYVTKRMMMMFLQLLTPILLLPLLISSSSGEAVNSSENALHLNLCNAFHGNTCCSSSLALQNLATHGEASKDCLYLFELLECSICHPDVGGPLRICASFCDSVFKACSDAYFSTSDSTNQVIVPCGARNGTYICEKASKLETNGTSFCEAVGFSVQAGDDSVEVPCYGSKRVLVTVVESFKKTVRLQDVKNKVVMINLQMCWSASVLALTITLVNMFASLSLPLLFLFQSLNIYFPFLNLALEFDNSGWFTSRRGMRED; this comes from the exons ATGGAAGAAGGATACGTCAcgaagaggatgatgatgatgtttctgCAGCTTCTTACTCCGATCCTGTTGCTTCCTCTCTTGATCTCGTCTTCCTCTG GTGAAGCAGTTAACTCAAGTGAGAACGCACTACATCTAAACCTTTGTAATGCGTTCCATGGCAACACTTGTTGCTCTTCTTCGTTAGCTCTCCAGAACCTAGCTACTCACGGAGAAGCTTCTAAAGATTGCTTGTACTTGTTTGAGCTTTTGGAATGTTCAATCTGTCATCCAGATGTTGGGGGTCCTCTTCGCATTTGTGCCTCGTTCTGTGACAGTGTCTTTAAGGCTTGCTCTGATGCTTACTTTAGTACTAGTGATTCCACTAATCAG GTTATAGTACCGTGTGGAGCAAGAAATGGTACCTACATCTGTGAGAAAGCTTCAAAGTTGGAGACTAACGGCACATCATTCTGTGAAGCAGTGGGGTTCTCTGTTCAAGCAGGTGATGATTCTGTAGAAGTGCCTTGTTACGGAAGCAAGAGAGTTTTGGTGACAGTGGTGGAGTCATTTAAAAAGACTGTGCGGCTTCAAGATGTTAAGAACAAGGTGGTGATGATTAATCTGCAGATGTGTTGGAGTGCATCAGTTCTTGCACTAACAATAACGCTCGTGAACATgtttgcctctctctctctccctctcttgtTTCTGTTTCAATCTCTTAACATTTATTTCCCTTTTTTGAATCTTGCTTTGGAATTTGATAACTCAGGTTGGTTTACCAGCAGGAGAGGGATGAGAGAAGATTGA
- the LOC103849915 gene encoding uncharacterized protein LOC103849915 isoform X3, whose product MEEGYVTKRMMMMFLQLLTPILLLPLLISSSSGEAVNSSENALHLNLCNAFHGNTCCSSSLALQNLATHGEASKDCLYLFELLECSICHPDVGGPLRICASFCDSVFKACSDAYFSTSDSTNQVIVPCGARNGTYICEKASKLETNGTSFCEAVGFSVQAGDDSVEVPCYGSKRVLVTVVESFKKTVRLQDVKNKVVMINLQMCWSASVLALTITLVNMLVYQQERDERRLRRRNRNRNRRRF is encoded by the exons ATGGAAGAAGGATACGTCAcgaagaggatgatgatgatgtttctgCAGCTTCTTACTCCGATCCTGTTGCTTCCTCTCTTGATCTCGTCTTCCTCTG GTGAAGCAGTTAACTCAAGTGAGAACGCACTACATCTAAACCTTTGTAATGCGTTCCATGGCAACACTTGTTGCTCTTCTTCGTTAGCTCTCCAGAACCTAGCTACTCACGGAGAAGCTTCTAAAGATTGCTTGTACTTGTTTGAGCTTTTGGAATGTTCAATCTGTCATCCAGATGTTGGGGGTCCTCTTCGCATTTGTGCCTCGTTCTGTGACAGTGTCTTTAAGGCTTGCTCTGATGCTTACTTTAGTACTAGTGATTCCACTAATCAG GTTATAGTACCGTGTGGAGCAAGAAATGGTACCTACATCTGTGAGAAAGCTTCAAAGTTGGAGACTAACGGCACATCATTCTGTGAAGCAGTGGGGTTCTCTGTTCAAGCAGGTGATGATTCTGTAGAAGTGCCTTGTTACGGAAGCAAGAGAGTTTTGGTGACAGTGGTGGAGTCATTTAAAAAGACTGTGCGGCTTCAAGATGTTAAGAACAAGGTGGTGATGATTAATCTGCAGATGTGTTGGAGTGCATCAGTTCTTGCACTAACAATAACGCTCGTGAACAT GTTGGTTTACCAGCAGGAGAGGGATGAGAGAAGATTGAGAAGAAGGAATAGGAATAGGAATAGAAGAAGATTCTAA